The Montipora capricornis isolate CH-2021 chromosome 6, ASM3666992v2, whole genome shotgun sequence genome has a window encoding:
- the LOC138053595 gene encoding KRAB-A domain-containing protein 2-like: MFKNNKIVVPKSELHKVLSQCHSSTAHRGRDKTNNYIKGIYSEIPQQVVSLFTSLCPLHAQQKSITDHKKRPITNPIHAETFLSHLEVDLIDFEKLKCSCDNKSHQWVLHTKHLWLYALHSKTAEEVLEKLEALFWVFGFPQTLHTDNGKEFKNEVMQEFCQKHGIKQVHGAPRMPRTQGLVERNNRTVKENLTNILKEIQAELSSWCSKLGEAAYEKNITMHRAVREIPYRLVFGIDPKKESQMKVTADGESKLCEKEQERDQQTETANEREGKKRKSSPTCEAKRRKQLRSEASSHQTDYNERMKKCRPKAKTLNIGDYVCIKIDKVDKTPLHPNVLIGEILAFENDYAKVACKFGIISTLISPARLVKCQATNVVISKDKSITFTKACKLAINQ; encoded by the coding sequence ATGTTCAAGAACAACAAGATAGTAGTACCAAAGAGTGAGCTGCACAAAGTTCTTAGTCAATGCCACTCCTCCACAGCACACAGAGGAAGAGATAAAACCAACAACTACATCAAAGGTATTTACTCTGAAATCCCACAGCAAGTCGTGTCTTTGTTTACCAGTTTGTGTCCACTCCATGCCCAGCAGAAGAGCATTACAGACCACAAGAAACGACCAATAACAAACCCAATACATGCTGAAACGTTTCTATCACATTTAGAAGTTGATCTTATTGACTTCGAAAAACTCAAATGTTCATGTGATAACAAAAGCCATCAATGGGTCCTTCACACAAAACACTTGTGGTTATATGCTTTACACAGCAAAACGGCTGAAGAAGTCTTAGAGAAATTGGAAGCGTTATTCTGGGTTTTTGGGTTTCCTCAGACCCTCCACACTGATAATGGCAAGGAATTCAAAAACGAAGTAATGCAGGAATTCTGCCAAAAGCATGGAATAAAACAAGTACATGGAGCACCACGTATGCCCCGAACACAGGGCCTAGTAGAAAGAAATAACAGGACTGTCAAAGAAAACTTAACCAACATTCTGAAGGAGATTCAAGCCGAGCTCAGTTCATGGTGTTCAAAACTTGGAGAAGCAGcatatgaaaaaaatataaccATGCACAGAGCTGTCAGAGAAATACCCTACCGACTTGTGTTCGGAATTGATCCTAAGAAAGAAAGCCAGATGAAAGTTACAGCAGATGGTGAAAGTAAACTCTgtgaaaaagaacaagaaagagATCAGCAAACAGAGACAGCAAATGAAAGAGAAGGAAAGAAACGAAAATCTTCTCCAACTTGTGAAGCTAAAAGAAGGAAACAATTGAGAAGTGAAGCCAGTTCCCATCAAACGGATTAcaatgaaagaatgaaaaagtgTAGGCCAAAGGCTAAGACTCTAAATATTGGAGATTATGTTTGCATCAAAATTGACAAAGTAGATAAGACGCCACTTCATCCAAATGTACTAATAGGGGAAATTCTAGCATTTGAAAACGATTATGCCAAAGTTGCCTGCAAATTTGGAATCATTTCCACCCTCATTTCACCAGCTAGACTGGTTAAATGTCAAGCAACAAACGTAGTTATAAGTAAAGATAAGAGTATAACCTTCACCAAAGCATGCAAACTGGCAATCAACCAGTAG
- the LOC138053596 gene encoding uncharacterized protein, translated as MDEDNFLTQLVNETTRECNILDLVLTTSPELVRELAVGEPFSDHHCLTFYLSGSFPRPRKSKKLVYAYRKADWEYLKSLFTHTPWHCAYFDDNLDDNWQAWLDLFFAAVDQCIPKRRRNNKFNPPWISKELIKLCRKKKSLFRRAKRVNSDLLWMRYRTLNNSVKKACNAAKRNYINDLANELASNKNPKPFWSFVKSMRKGSNNLVSLNVDGVTLSNDLRIVESMNEFFSSVFTSENCDNFPEFEYVTNSKLSNILCDTKEVEKLLKNLNIYKSPGPDSLSPRISEGMCECFVITSVFFL; from the exons ATGGACGAAG ATAACTTTCTTACACAACTTGTAAATGAGACAACTAGAGAATGCAATATTTTGGACCTTGTGCTCACGACATCTCCCGAGCTTGTACGCGAGTTAGCTGTCGGGGAACCTTTTTCAGACCATCACTGTTTAACCTTTTATTTGTCTGGATCTTTTCCCCGCCCTCGTAAATCTAAGAAACTTGTTTACGCATACAGAAAGGCAGATTGGGAATATTTAAAATCGCTGTTTACACATACACCGTGGCATTGTGCAtattttgacgacaacttgGATGATAACTGGCAGGCGTGGTTGGATTTATTCTTTGCGGCAGTGGATCAGTGTATTCCGAAGCGGCGACGCAACAATAAATTTAATCCTCCTTGGATTTCAAAGGAGCTCATTAAGCTTTGTAGGAAGAAAAAATCTCTTTTCAGGAGGGCAAAGCGAGTAAACTCGGATCTCTTGTGGATGAGGTATCGCACTTTAAATAACTCTGTTAAGAAAGCGTGTAATGCAGCGAAGCGAAACTACATCAATGACCTGGCCAACGAGCTTGCTTCTAACAAAAATCCCAAGCCGTTTTGGAGCTTTGTGAAATCTATGCGTAAAGGGTCAAACAATCTCGTTTCACTTAATGTTGACGGCGTTACTCTCTCAAATGATCTTAGAATTGTTGAAAGTATGAATGAATTTTTCTCCTCTGTATTTACATCAGAGAACTGCGATAATTTTCCCGAATTTGAATATGTTACTAACAGTAAACTTTCAAACATTCTTTGCGACACAAAGGAAGTAGAAAAGCtgttaaaaaatttaaatatctaCAAGTCGCCTGGACCTGACAGTCTATCACCTCGCATTTCTGAAGGAATGTGCGAGTGTTTTGTCATCACCTCtgtgttttttctttaa
- the LOC138053597 gene encoding uncharacterized protein: protein MPSFCLIVGCSNDKKRHPDLSFCRVPKVITSHGEETEILSNERRTRWLAAISRDDLTESKFENDRVCGIHFHSGKAASLWDKFNLDWVPSLHLGHSKLKSSDQQEKQQERAQRIRERRKREREREEQDQAVKGKMSREDEPEAHGDRIRDMSFVAQDEEDLAKVPEEEEEGNNMATQSEPSELTQSRSTQTEQCDYMFRTPKPWMPEKSTVFEQEFFEGDDGKVRFYTELPSREVLMKTFSFVSPHVNRRSLSLSKFQEFVLVLIKLRLAVPHQDLAYRFGVSRTVVSRIIVTWLIVMDVRLSPLISWPSREQLQRTMPKCFIDSFGLKTSVIIDCFEIFIDRPSNLLARAQTFSNYKHHNTAKVLIGITPQGTISFVSEAWGGRTSDKFLTENCGFLKNLLPGDLVLADGGFTVHEQVWFHQAELNVPAFTRGKQQLDPVDVEKTRKIANVRIHVERVIGILRQKYTILQSTLSTDYLACEDKSKAPLIDKIIRVCAALVNLCPPIVSFD, encoded by the coding sequence ATGCCTTCGTTTTGTCTAATCGTTGGATGTTCCAACGATAAAAAGAGACATCCAGACCTTAGTTTTTGTAGGGTGCCTAAAGTTATTACTAGTCATGGCGAGGAGACGGAAATTTTGTCGAATGAACGGCGAACTAGATGGTTAGCGGCCATAAGTCGTGATGACTTGACGGAAAGCAAGTTTGAGAACGACCGTGTTTGCGGAATTCATTTTCACTCTGGAAAAGCAGCTTCCCTCTGGGATAAATTCAATCTAGACTGGGTGCCTAGCTTGCATTTGGGCCACAGCAAGTTAAAGAGTTCAGACCAACAagagaaacaacaagaaagagcCCAGAGAATAAGGGAAAGACGTAAACGCGAGAGGGAGCGTGAAGAACAGGATCAGGctgttaaaggaaaaatgtccagGGAAGATGAACCAGAAGCCCATGGCGATAGAATCAGGGATATGTCTTTCGTGGCTCAAGATGAAGAAGATTTGGCAAAGGTTCcagaggaggaggaagagggGAACAACATGGCCACGCAATCTGAGCCAAGCGAACTCACGCAATCACGGTCAACGCAAACCGAGCAGTGTGATTACATGTTTCGAACGCCTAAACCTTGGATGCCAGAAAAATCGACCGTATTTGAACAGGAATTTTTTGAGGGAGATGACGGtaaagttcgcttttacactgAGTTACCCTCGAGGGAAGTTTTAATGAAAACATTCTCCTTTGTATCTCCACATGTCAACAGACGCTCCCTGTCATTGAGTAAATTTCAGGAGTTTGTTCTGGTGTTGATAAAACTACGGCTGGCCGTCCCACACCAAGATCTTGCTTATCGTTTTGGTGTTTCTAGAACTGTTGTTTCTCGCATTATTGTCACCTGGTTAATTGTCATGGATGTTCGTTTATCTCCTTTAATTTCCTGGCCAAGTCGGGAACAGCTTCAAAGAACAATGCCAAAATGTTTCATTGATTCTTTTGGTCTAAAGACAAGTGTGATCATTGACTGTTTCGAGATATTTATTGATAGGCCATCCAATCTGTTAGCAAGAGCACAGACCTTTTCGAACTACAAACACCATAACACTGCAAAAGTGTTAATTGGGATAACACCACAGGGAACAATATCATTTGTAAGCGAGGCCTGGGGGGGCCGCACATCGGACAAATTTCTTACAGAGAACTGtggctttttaaaaaatttacttCCTGGGGATCTTGTCCTTGCAGACGGAGGTTTCACTGTCCACGAGCAGGTGTGGTTTCACCAGGCAGAACTGAACGTCCCTGCATTTACCAGGGGCAAACAACAGCTGGATCCAGTTGATGTAGAAAAGACACGTAAAATCGCCAATGTCAGAATTCACGTGGAGAGAGTTATTGGAATTCTGAGACAAAAGTACACAATCTTACAAAGTACTCTGTCAACTGACTACTTAGCATGTGAGGACAAGAGCAAAGCCCCACTGATTGACAAGATAATTCGAGTTTGTGCTGCCCTTGTTAACCTCTGTCCTCCTATTGTgagttttgattga